One genomic region from Capra hircus breed San Clemente chromosome 18, ASM170441v1, whole genome shotgun sequence encodes:
- the TTYH1 gene encoding protein tweety homolog 1 isoform X1 → MGAPPGYRPSAWVHLLHQLPRADFQLRPVPSAFAPQEREYQQALLLVVALAGLGLGLSLIFIAVYLIRFCCCRPPEPPGAKSPPPGGGCVTWNCIAALLVGCAGIGVGFYGNSETSDGVSQLSSALLRANHTLTAIDHLVLEMVERLDEAVRTELTTLEEVLTQRTELVAAARGARRQAETVAQQLQGLAFWRGVPLSPLQVAENVSFVEEYRWLAYVLLLLLELLVCLFTLLGLARQSKWLVIVMTVMSLLVLVLSWGSMGLEAATAVGLSDFCSSPDSYILNLTQEETGLGSDILNYYFLCNQAVSNPFQQRLTLSQRALANIHSQLQGLEREAVPQFPSAQKPVLSLEETLNVTEGSFHQLVALLHCRGLHKDYGSALRGLCEDTLEGLLFLLLFSLLSAGALATVLCSLPRAWALFPPSDDYEDTDDDDPFNPQESKRFVQWQSSI, encoded by the exons ATGGGGGCGCCCCCGGGCTACCGACCCTCGGCTTGGGTCCATTTGCTCCATCAGCTGCCCCGCGCCGACTTCCAGCTCCGACCGGTGCCCAGCGCCTTCGCGCCCCAAGAGCGAGAATACCAGCAG GCCCTGCTGCTGGTGGTGGCCTTGGCAGGCCTGGGCTTGGGCCTGAGCCTCATTTTCATTGCTGTCTACCTCATCCGCTTCTGCTGCTGCCGGCCCCCTGAGCCTCCCGGGGCCAAGAGCCCCCCGCCCGGGGGAGGGTGTGTCACCTGGAACTGCATCGCTGCCCTTCTCGTCGGCTG CGCTGGCATTGGCGTCGGTTTCTATGGCAACAGTGAGACCAGCGATGGGGTGTCCCAGCTCAGCTCTGCACTACTGCGTGCCAACCACACGCTCACCGCCATCGACCACCTG GTGCTAGAGATGGTGGAGAGGCTGGACGAGGCCGTGAGGACGGAGCTGACCACGCTGGAGGAGGTGCTGACGCAGCGCACAGAGCTGGTGGCCGCCGCCCGGGGCGCCCGGCGGCAGGCGGAAACCGTGGCCCAGCAGCTCCAGGGGCTGGCCTTCTGGCGGGGGGTGCCCCTGAGCCCCCTGCAGGTGGCCGAGAATGTGTCCTTCGTAGAGGAGTACAG GTGGCTGGCCTACGTCCTCCTGCTGCTCCTGGAGCTGCTGGTCTGTCTCTTCACCCTCCTGGGCCTGGCGAGGCAGAGCAAGTGGCTGGTGATCGT GATGACGGTGATGAGTCTCCTGGTTCTGGTCCTGAGCTGGGGCTCCATGGGCCTGGAGGCAGCCACAGCCGTG GGCCTCAGTGACTTCTGCTCCAGTCCAGACAGCTACATCCTGAACCTGACCCAGGAGGAGACCGGCCTTGGCTCAG ACATCCTGAACTACTATTTCCTCTGCAACCAGGCCGTCTCCAACCCCTTTCAACAG AGGCTGACTCTGTCCCAGCGAGCTCTGGCCAACATCCACTCCCAGCTGCAGGGCCTGGAGCGGGAAGCTGTGCCCCAGTTCCCTTCTGCGCAG AAGCCTGTGCTGTCCTTGGAGGAGACGCTGAATGTAACAGAAGGGAGCTTCCACCAGTTGGTGGCACTGCTACATTGTCGTGGCCTGCACAAG GATTATGGCTCAGCCCTGCGCGGCCTGTGTGAAGACACCCTGGAAGGACtgctctttctgcttctcttctcccTTCTGTCTGCTGGGGCCCTGGCCACCGTCCTCTGCAGCCTGCCCCGAGCTTGGGCCCTCTTCCCACCCAG TGACGACTACGAGGACACAGACGATGATGACCCTTTCAACCCTCAG GAATCCAAGCGCTTCGTGCAGTGGCAGTCATCAATCTGA
- the TTYH1 gene encoding protein tweety homolog 1 isoform X3, which yields MGAPPGYRPSAWVHLLHQLPRADFQLRPVPSAFAPQEREYQQALLLVVALAGLGLGLSLIFIAVYLIRFCCCRPPEPPGAKSPPPGGGCVTWNCIAALLVGCAGIGVGFYGNSETSDGVSQLSSALLRANHTLTAIDHLVLEMVERLDEAVRTELTTLEEVLTQRTELVAAARGARRQAETVAQQLQGLAFWRGVPLSPLQVAENVSFVEEYRWLAYVLLLLLELLVCLFTLLGLARQSKWLVIVMTVMSLLVLVLSWGSMGLEAATAVGLSDFCSSPDSYILNLTQEETGLGSDILNYYFLCNQAVSNPFQQRLTLSQRALANIHSQLQGLEREAVPQFPSAQKPVLSLEETLNVTEGSFHQLVALLHCRGLHKDYGSALRGLCEDTLEGLLFLLLFSLLSAGALATVLCSLPRAWALFPPRNPSASCSGSHQSEPFLQSRLEPGLRLCSFPGCRRRPH from the exons ATGGGGGCGCCCCCGGGCTACCGACCCTCGGCTTGGGTCCATTTGCTCCATCAGCTGCCCCGCGCCGACTTCCAGCTCCGACCGGTGCCCAGCGCCTTCGCGCCCCAAGAGCGAGAATACCAGCAG GCCCTGCTGCTGGTGGTGGCCTTGGCAGGCCTGGGCTTGGGCCTGAGCCTCATTTTCATTGCTGTCTACCTCATCCGCTTCTGCTGCTGCCGGCCCCCTGAGCCTCCCGGGGCCAAGAGCCCCCCGCCCGGGGGAGGGTGTGTCACCTGGAACTGCATCGCTGCCCTTCTCGTCGGCTG CGCTGGCATTGGCGTCGGTTTCTATGGCAACAGTGAGACCAGCGATGGGGTGTCCCAGCTCAGCTCTGCACTACTGCGTGCCAACCACACGCTCACCGCCATCGACCACCTG GTGCTAGAGATGGTGGAGAGGCTGGACGAGGCCGTGAGGACGGAGCTGACCACGCTGGAGGAGGTGCTGACGCAGCGCACAGAGCTGGTGGCCGCCGCCCGGGGCGCCCGGCGGCAGGCGGAAACCGTGGCCCAGCAGCTCCAGGGGCTGGCCTTCTGGCGGGGGGTGCCCCTGAGCCCCCTGCAGGTGGCCGAGAATGTGTCCTTCGTAGAGGAGTACAG GTGGCTGGCCTACGTCCTCCTGCTGCTCCTGGAGCTGCTGGTCTGTCTCTTCACCCTCCTGGGCCTGGCGAGGCAGAGCAAGTGGCTGGTGATCGT GATGACGGTGATGAGTCTCCTGGTTCTGGTCCTGAGCTGGGGCTCCATGGGCCTGGAGGCAGCCACAGCCGTG GGCCTCAGTGACTTCTGCTCCAGTCCAGACAGCTACATCCTGAACCTGACCCAGGAGGAGACCGGCCTTGGCTCAG ACATCCTGAACTACTATTTCCTCTGCAACCAGGCCGTCTCCAACCCCTTTCAACAG AGGCTGACTCTGTCCCAGCGAGCTCTGGCCAACATCCACTCCCAGCTGCAGGGCCTGGAGCGGGAAGCTGTGCCCCAGTTCCCTTCTGCGCAG AAGCCTGTGCTGTCCTTGGAGGAGACGCTGAATGTAACAGAAGGGAGCTTCCACCAGTTGGTGGCACTGCTACATTGTCGTGGCCTGCACAAG GATTATGGCTCAGCCCTGCGCGGCCTGTGTGAAGACACCCTGGAAGGACtgctctttctgcttctcttctcccTTCTGTCTGCTGGGGCCCTGGCCACCGTCCTCTGCAGCCTGCCCCGAGCTTGGGCCCTCTTCCCACCCAG GAATCCAAGCGCTTCGTGCAGTGGCAGTCATCAATCTGAGCCCTTTCTCCAGTCCAGACTGGAGCCTGGTCTCCGTCTCTG TTCCTTCCCCGGCTGCCGGAGAAGACCCCACTAA
- the TTYH1 gene encoding protein tweety homolog 1 isoform X2: protein MFGAKNRGAAGGGGRPQSAGIGVGFYGNSETSDGVSQLSSALLRANHTLTAIDHLVLEMVERLDEAVRTELTTLEEVLTQRTELVAAARGARRQAETVAQQLQGLAFWRGVPLSPLQVAENVSFVEEYRWLAYVLLLLLELLVCLFTLLGLARQSKWLVIVMTVMSLLVLVLSWGSMGLEAATAVGLSDFCSSPDSYILNLTQEETGLGSDILNYYFLCNQAVSNPFQQRLTLSQRALANIHSQLQGLEREAVPQFPSAQKPVLSLEETLNVTEGSFHQLVALLHCRGLHKDYGSALRGLCEDTLEGLLFLLLFSLLSAGALATVLCSLPRAWALFPPSDDYEDTDDDDPFNPQESKRFVQWQSSI from the exons ATGTTTGGGGCAAAGAATAGAGGGGCTGCGGGTGGAGGTGGCAGACCCCAGAG CGCTGGCATTGGCGTCGGTTTCTATGGCAACAGTGAGACCAGCGATGGGGTGTCCCAGCTCAGCTCTGCACTACTGCGTGCCAACCACACGCTCACCGCCATCGACCACCTG GTGCTAGAGATGGTGGAGAGGCTGGACGAGGCCGTGAGGACGGAGCTGACCACGCTGGAGGAGGTGCTGACGCAGCGCACAGAGCTGGTGGCCGCCGCCCGGGGCGCCCGGCGGCAGGCGGAAACCGTGGCCCAGCAGCTCCAGGGGCTGGCCTTCTGGCGGGGGGTGCCCCTGAGCCCCCTGCAGGTGGCCGAGAATGTGTCCTTCGTAGAGGAGTACAG GTGGCTGGCCTACGTCCTCCTGCTGCTCCTGGAGCTGCTGGTCTGTCTCTTCACCCTCCTGGGCCTGGCGAGGCAGAGCAAGTGGCTGGTGATCGT GATGACGGTGATGAGTCTCCTGGTTCTGGTCCTGAGCTGGGGCTCCATGGGCCTGGAGGCAGCCACAGCCGTG GGCCTCAGTGACTTCTGCTCCAGTCCAGACAGCTACATCCTGAACCTGACCCAGGAGGAGACCGGCCTTGGCTCAG ACATCCTGAACTACTATTTCCTCTGCAACCAGGCCGTCTCCAACCCCTTTCAACAG AGGCTGACTCTGTCCCAGCGAGCTCTGGCCAACATCCACTCCCAGCTGCAGGGCCTGGAGCGGGAAGCTGTGCCCCAGTTCCCTTCTGCGCAG AAGCCTGTGCTGTCCTTGGAGGAGACGCTGAATGTAACAGAAGGGAGCTTCCACCAGTTGGTGGCACTGCTACATTGTCGTGGCCTGCACAAG GATTATGGCTCAGCCCTGCGCGGCCTGTGTGAAGACACCCTGGAAGGACtgctctttctgcttctcttctcccTTCTGTCTGCTGGGGCCCTGGCCACCGTCCTCTGCAGCCTGCCCCGAGCTTGGGCCCTCTTCCCACCCAG TGACGACTACGAGGACACAGACGATGATGACCCTTTCAACCCTCAG GAATCCAAGCGCTTCGTGCAGTGGCAGTCATCAATCTGA